Below is a genomic region from Prochlorococcus marinus str. MIT 0918.
CTATAGAGAGATTAAATGAAACAGTAGGTTCTGACTTCTCTAATGCCACTGATGTTGCTGATTATTTAGTTTCTAAAAATGTGCCATTTCGTGAAGCCTATCAAGTTGTTGGTAGAGCCGTTAAATTTTGCATAAAAGAAAAGATTTTACTTAAAGATTTAACACTTAATCAATGGCAAAATTTTAACTCGATTATTCAAGAAGAGATATATGAAAAATTAATACCAGAAAAAGTTGTTGCTTCAAGAGTTAGTGTTGGTGGTACTGGTTTTACCCGTGTTCGTGAACAGTTGGAGAAGTGGAAAAATTCTCTGATATCACCAAAAGAATAATTATTCTTCTTTTTTTAGGCTATTAGGTATTAATATTGTTTTGTTAATGATTTTTATTTGGAATCATTAATTTAGGCTTTTAAGCCTTTTAGGTCCATTTTATTTTTCAGTCCAATTTTCAAGTGAGTATTTTTGTTGGCAACTTGCCCTTCCGCGCTGAGCAGGAAGATGTTATTCAATTGTTTGCGCCTTATGGAGAGGTTGCAAACTGTTCTTTGCCTTTAGAACGCGATACAGGTCGCAAAAGAGGTTTTGCATTTATTGAAATGGCTGATGAGGCAGCAGAAGCTGCGGCTATTGAAGCTCTTCAAGGTGCCGAATTAATGGGACGTCCTTTGAGAATTAACAAAGCTGAACCACGTGGCGGCGGCGGCGGCGGTCGAGGCGGTTACGGCGGCGGCGGCGGTCGAGGCGGCTACGGCGGCGGCGGCGGCTACGGCGGCGGTGGCGGTTACGGCGGCGGCGGCTACGGCGGCGGTGGTCAAGGCGGCTACGGCGGCGGTGGTCAAGGCGGCTACGGTGGTGGTGGTCAAGGCGGCTACGGCGGCGGTGGTCAAGGCGGCTACGGCGGCGGTGGTCAAGGCGGCTATGGTGGCGGTGGCGGCTACGGCGGCGGTCAAGGCGGCTACGGTGGCGGTGGTCAAGGCGGCTACGGTGGCGGTGGTCAAGGCGGCTACGGCGGTGACCAAGCTGATTCAAATTCTGATCAAAGATCTTCTGGCGCTAAAGGTTGGGAAGATCGCAGTTATGGTTCTTCCGAATCTGTTGAGAGAGATGAAACTAGAAGTAAAAGAAGAAGAGGAGCTTCTGCGGATGGAGATCAGAATGCTGATTATGGAGGAGCTGAGGGTTAGATCCTTTTAAAGCCCAGCCTCTTCAAGTTGCTGGGCAGCTTTTTCTAGAATATTTAAATTTGCTTTTGCCTTTTGAGCTTTTGTACTTAGTTCGTTTCTCCATTTACGAGCCCCAGGAGTTCCTTGTACTAATTGCAAAGTATGTTTGCAAATATCCCATAAACGCCCATTTTGACTTAAATGATTTTCGGCGTAAGGAATTAAGTTTTTAATTACATGCGATGCTTTGGTGATTTTAGGTTTTTCTCCATATAATTTTTCATCAATGTTTTTCCAATTTAGAGGGTTTGAATAGATTGCTCTGCCTACCATTACTCCATCAAATGTTTGTAGTCCATGAATACATTCTTCTAAATTTGTAAGTCCTCCATTTAATTCGATTTTTAAATTTGGACGATCTTTTTTAATTTGAGCAACTTTTTCATATTCAAGAGGAGGTATAGATCGATTCTGTTTAGGATTTAAACCTTGCAACAATGCTTTTCTTGCATGAATTGAAAAGCGTTCTACTCCTGCATCATTAACTATATCTATAAATGAAAGAAGATAATCGTATGTATCGAGATTATCTACCCCAGTTCTGTGTTTGATTGTTATTGGAAGATTGCATGCTTTTTTCATTGCCTCTACGCATTTAGCTACTTTGCTTGGCTGGGCCATTAAACATGCCCCAAAGTTTCCTGATTGGACTCGAGGGCTTGGACAACCAAGATTTAAATTAATTTCGTCATAACCCCAAATTTCTCCAAGCTGAGCAGCCTCTGATAGCAGTTGAGGATCTTCTCCTCCGATCTGTAAAGCAATAGGATGTTCAATTGAGTCATAATCCAATAGCTTACTTTTATTTTTATATTGCAAAGCTTGGGCGACAATCATTTCTGTATATAGCAAAGTTTTTTTACTGATTTGTCTCATAAGAACTCTAAAATGTCTATCTGTGCAATCCAGCATTGGGGCGATGCTGAATTGATATGCTTCTGTAATTATTGGTTTTGATTTTGTCACCATGATTTTGCTCTACATCTTTTTTCAATAAAATTTTCATTTATTCTATGAATAGAAACTTTTTATTATCTAGTCGCAGGAGTTTTCTGATGGGATTAGTTTCCATTTTTTTGAGTTCTTTTACAAGGGCTAAAAAAGTTTTTGCAGCTTCAAAAGCAGGAGATTCCTCTTGGGAGTTGACCAAGGAAGAATGGAAACAAAGATTATCTTCAGAGGCTTATCAAGTTCTAAGGGAAGAAGGAACTGAAAGACCTTTTTCTAGTCAGTTGAATAATGAGAAAAGAAAAGGTATTTTTGCATGTGCAGCCTGTAACTTGCCATTATTTGATTCATCCAAAAAATTTGATAGTGGCACTGGATGGCCCAGCTTTTTTGAAGCATTACCAAATTCTATAGAAACGAAGACAGATTTTAAATTGATAGTTCCTCGAACTGAATATCATTGCAAGAGATGTGGTGGGCATCAAGGTCATGTCTTTAATGATGGGCCCCGTCCTACAGGAAAAAGATATTGTAATAATGGTGTCGCCTTAGTTTTTAAAGCTGATACTTGAATAACTTTTATCTTGTGGTGAGGGCTTCCGTATCTTGTTAGATCTTTGGTTCTTGCTCCAACATTAGTTTATTAGATTTTTTAATGCATTCATATGATTGAAGAAGTTCCAACATCTGATCAAGAAGATCTCCAAGCTAAATCTAATGATGAGCAATCAGATTCCATAAAGGATTCTGCTGTGCAAGACTCTGAAACTGTAGATTTAAAAAATGATGTCAATGAAAATCAAGAGGGTAATGCTGATTCTGAGCAAAAGAAAATTTTAGATAATGATGCTCGGTTAGAACAATTAGAAAAGGAACATGAAACTCTG
It encodes:
- the dusA gene encoding tRNA dihydrouridine(20/20a) synthase DusA — its product is MVTKSKPIITEAYQFSIAPMLDCTDRHFRVLMRQISKKTLLYTEMIVAQALQYKNKSKLLDYDSIEHPIALQIGGEDPQLLSEAAQLGEIWGYDEINLNLGCPSPRVQSGNFGACLMAQPSKVAKCVEAMKKACNLPITIKHRTGVDNLDTYDYLLSFIDIVNDAGVERFSIHARKALLQGLNPKQNRSIPPLEYEKVAQIKKDRPNLKIELNGGLTNLEECIHGLQTFDGVMVGRAIYSNPLNWKNIDEKLYGEKPKITKASHVIKNLIPYAENHLSQNGRLWDICKHTLQLVQGTPGARKWRNELSTKAQKAKANLNILEKAAQQLEEAGL
- the msrB gene encoding peptide-methionine (R)-S-oxide reductase MsrB, producing the protein MNRNFLLSSRRSFLMGLVSIFLSSFTRAKKVFAASKAGDSSWELTKEEWKQRLSSEAYQVLREEGTERPFSSQLNNEKRKGIFACAACNLPLFDSSKKFDSGTGWPSFFEALPNSIETKTDFKLIVPRTEYHCKRCGGHQGHVFNDGPRPTGKRYCNNGVALVFKADT
- a CDS encoding RNA recognition motif domain-containing protein, encoding MSIFVGNLPFRAEQEDVIQLFAPYGEVANCSLPLERDTGRKRGFAFIEMADEAAEAAAIEALQGAELMGRPLRINKAEPRGGGGGGRGGYGGGGGRGGYGGGGGYGGGGGYGGGGYGGGGQGGYGGGGQGGYGGGGQGGYGGGGQGGYGGGGQGGYGGGGGYGGGQGGYGGGGQGGYGGGGQGGYGGDQADSNSDQRSSGAKGWEDRSYGSSESVERDETRSKRRRGASADGDQNADYGGAEG